The proteins below are encoded in one region of Lonchura striata isolate bLonStr1 chromosome 1, bLonStr1.mat, whole genome shotgun sequence:
- the ADNP2 gene encoding activity-dependent neuroprotector homeobox protein 2 isoform X1, with the protein MQLPVFKYLVPFFILFHFSSFFSSSLFFGCDVVFFPQEKCKMFQIPVQNLDNVRKARKKVKDILVDLGLDSCRELLKNLKSFDAGENYFRNTSWSDVSPWEPVGKRKRYRTKPYCCGLCKLSFKLLTSFKNHLHRYHEDEMDQEMVVSCPKCAFSSHPKVVGEHMWMFHSFNKQIQNYTVSILDGMKQFRSDIINFTCLKCQFTDTLYYNMKKHVLINHFENLLSAYFGEKCDESTPNSVEFYCKKCNAPANSPDSLMYHVLTAETHRDLENKLRSLISERIKKPGLVKQMHIAPKPVPGVAAAAPVAAASAGPVIVPAGSVTAPACIQVAFPQNNQNQSMVHTQAVQNTVGPVTIPSASGSLPKTTYAPAATSSQVTLVPSNPPVAQNNLGMPSQAVIVSHGLQLNHSVGTISRAVAPAVLPLNQPVRPGLFPVNQTIGTINTLLPAGTLPATQPVGPVSQSVAPGVLPVNQSVAPGILSVSQPLGNMNRPIDPTVLPVTQTVGSGLLQLNQPLAPGVVPVRQPVGPGFLQLNQPVSPAVIPVNQPVQPPVSQSTAFLTAGSVLRQLIPTGKQVNGIPTFTLAPVSVTLPVSPCGGVATVTPPQVPIQLMQTGSVSQLSQSPANAPSPPVVLTSDNVSLQASPPAPETSQAVRQAKQWKTCPVCNELFPSNVYEVHMEVAHKPLEVKVETPEPHKLAACASFLRMTEKAIGCYACKCFLCEEELMKHIFMHGLSCLFCTGTFYDLKSLVEHNKTAHSERKELHASYSNRGIQLGSDAQGGLVFPHFDFNTVLPDEDMGEREVHLAVLVGIYSTVLVPVYIKVKPQTAQVNRRCTRKMFTCPFCLGTFAGRETYEKHLKERHHIMPTVHTILKSPAFKCIHCCGVYTGNMTLTAIAIHLLRCRSAPKDTNSSLKMQLERTERKELLFVNGEKNLSVVLKRKQSDSCFVLEDQRNKEQQPLSLSNGIALSAENKVNSGVVPFKRQKIRTEMRKLPSSEDLRFLAVDPNQYDHNSYEAQKQFLSDYFHKRPYPSKKELELLSLLLYAWKIDVASFFGKMRNTCLKAVKHHRPSVLMGFSMSELKNIKHSLNLKDGPLDM; encoded by the exons ATGCAATTGCCTGTGTTCAAGTATTTAGTCccttttttcattctctttcatttttcctcttttttttcttcttctttattttttggttgtgatgttgttttttttccccaggaaaagtGCAAAATGTTTCAAATTCCTGTTCAAAACCTTGATAATGTAAGGAAGGCTCGAAAAAAGGTAAAGGACATTCTTGTGGATCTTGGGCTTGACAGCTGCAGGGAATTGTTGAAG aaTCTTAAAAGTTTTGATGCAGGTGAAAACTACTTTCGTAACACTTCATGGAGTGATGTCTCTCCTTGGGAGCCTGTGGGCAAAAGGAAG AGATACAGAACAAAGCCATACTGCTGTGGCTTATGCAAGTTGTCATTCAAATTGCTTACTTCTTTCAAGAATCACTTGCATCGTTACCATGAGGATGAAATGGACCAGGAGATGGTGGTTTCTTGCCcaaaatgtgcattttcttCTCATCCCAAAGTAGTGGGAGAACACATGTGGATGTTCCATTCGTTTAATAAACAAATACAGAACTATACAGTCAGCATTTTGGATGGCATGAAACAATTTAGGAGTGACATCATAAATTTCACTTGTCTAAAATGTCAATTCACAGACACCTTGTATTACAATATGAAGAAACACGTGCTGATAAACCATTTTGAAAACTTGCTAAGTGCATATTTTGGTGAGAAATGTGATGAAAGTACGCCAAATTCAGTTGAGTTCTACTGTAAAAAATGTAATGCTCCTGCAAACAGCCCAGATTCTTTAATGTACCATGTCTTGACAGCTGAAACACACAGAGACCTGGAGAACAAACTTCGTTCTCTGATTTCAGAACGTATTAAGAAGCCTGGACTTGTGAAACAAATGCATATTGCTCCaaagcctgtcccaggtgtagcagcagctgcccctgtagcagcagcatctgcaggGCCTGTCATTGTCCCAGCAGGTTCTGTGACAGCTCCAGCTTGCATCCAGGTTGCGTTTCCACAGAATAATCAAAACCAGAGCATGGTGCACACACAAGCAGTTCAGAACACAGTTGGACCAGTGACTATCCCAAGTGCCTCTGGCAGCCTCCCGAAAACCACCTATGCTCCTGCTGCTACATCTTCGCAGGTCACTCTTGTGCCCAGCAATCCTCCTGTGGCTCAGAATAACCTTGGTATGCCTTCGCAGGCTGTCATTGTTTCTCATGGGCTCCAACTTAATCATTCTGTTGGGACCATAAGTAGAGCTGTGGCCCCTGCGGTTCTTCCTCTTAATCAGCCCGTCAGGCCTGGACTCTTTCCTGTTAATCAAACTATTGGGACTATAAACACTCTGCTTCCAGCTGGAACGCTCCCTGCTACTCAACCTGTTGGCCCTGTGAGTCAATCAGTTGCACCAGGAGTCCTCCCTGTGAATCAGTCAGTTGCTCCAGGAATTCTGTCTGTCAGCCAACCACTTGGGAACATGAACAGACCCATCGATCCCACGGTCCTTCCAGTGACGCAGACAGTTGGGTCGGGTCTTCTCCAGCTTAACCAGCCTCTTGCTCCTGGGGTGGTTCCTGTTAGACAGCCTGTTGGACCTGGTTTCCTTCAGCTTAATCAACCTGTTTCCCCAGCAGTTATCCCAGTAAATCAACCAGTTCAGCCTCCGGTTTCTCAAAGCACAGCTTTTTTGACTGCAGGCTCTGTACTGAGGCAGTTGATTCCCACTGGCAAGCAGGTTAATGGGATACCTACTTTCACACTGGCTCCCGTCTCTGTTACTTTGCCTGTTTCTCCCTGTGGTGGAGTAGCTACTGTGACACCTCCGCAAGTGCCCATCCAGCTCATGCAGACAGGATCAGTGTCTCAGCTGTCCCAGTCACCAGCCAatgctccctctcctcctgtggttCTGACCTCTGACAATGTATCCTTGCAAGCCTCCCCGCCTGCTCCTGAAACAAGCCAAGCTGTCAGACAGGCCAAGCAGTGGAAGACCTGCCCTGTTTGTAATGAGCTTTTCCCCTCAAATGTCTACGAGGTGCACATGGAGGTGGCCCACAAACCACTTGAAGTAAAAGTAGAAACCCCAGAACCTCACAAACTTGCAGCTTGTGCATCCTTTCTGAGGATGACGGAAAAGGCGATCGGGTGTTACGCTTGTAAATGTTTTCTATGTGAGGAAGAGCTCATGAAGCATATCTTCATGCATGGCTTATCTTGCTTGTTTTGCACAGGTACTTTCTATGACTTAAAAAGCCTTGTGGAGCACAACAAAACTGCACACAGTGAGAGAAAGGAGTTGCATGCAAGTTACAGCAACAGAGGAATTCAGCTAGGTAGTGATGCTCAGGGTGGCCTTGTGTTCCCACACTTTGATTTCAACACAGTGCTACCAGATGAAGACATGGGTGAAAGAGAAGTGCATTTGGCAGTGCTTGTTGGAATATATTCAACAGTTCTTGTCCCTGTTTACATCAAAGTGAAACCTCAGACAGCACAAGTGAACAGGAGATGCACCAGAAAAATGTTCACCTGTCCCTTTTGCTTAGGTACGTTTGCTGGTAGAGAAACCTATGAAAAGCATTTGAAAGAGAGGCATCATATAATGCCGACTGTGCATACGATTTTAAAGTCTCCCGCTTTCAAGTGCATCCACTGTTGTGGTGTGTACACTGGAAATATGACTCTGACAGCTATTGCTATACATTTGCTCCGTTGTAGAAGTGCTCCCAAAGACACCAACTCGAGCCTGAAGATGCAGCTTGAGCGCACTGAGAGGAAAGAACTGCTGTTTGTGAATGGTGAGAAGAATCTTTCTGTGGTACTGAAAAGAAAGCAATCAGATTCCTGCTTTGTTTTAGAAGACCAAAGGAATAAGGAACAGCAGCCTCTGAGCTTAAGTAATGGCATAGCTCTGTCTGCAGAGAACAAAGTGAATTCAGGAGTAGTGCCTTTTAAACGACAAAAGATTAGGACTGAGATGAGGAAGCTTCCTTCTAGTGAGGATCTCCGCTTTCTAGCAGTAGATCCTAATCAGTATGATCACAATTCATATGAGGCACAGAAACAGTTTTTGTCAGACTACTTTCACAAGAGGCCATATCCTTCtaaaaaagagctggaattactTTCCTTGCTGCTATATGCATGGAAAATTGATGTTGCATCATTCTTCGGAAAAATGAGGAATACATGCTTAAAGGCGGTAAAACATCACAGACCATCTGTGCTGATGGGTTTCAGTATGTCTGAACTAAAAAACATTAAGCACAGTTTGAATTTAAAAGATGGACCATTGGATATGTAG
- the ADNP2 gene encoding activity-dependent neuroprotector homeobox protein 2 isoform X2: MFQIPVQNLDNVRKARKKVKDILVDLGLDSCRELLKNLKSFDAGENYFRNTSWSDVSPWEPVGKRKRYRTKPYCCGLCKLSFKLLTSFKNHLHRYHEDEMDQEMVVSCPKCAFSSHPKVVGEHMWMFHSFNKQIQNYTVSILDGMKQFRSDIINFTCLKCQFTDTLYYNMKKHVLINHFENLLSAYFGEKCDESTPNSVEFYCKKCNAPANSPDSLMYHVLTAETHRDLENKLRSLISERIKKPGLVKQMHIAPKPVPGVAAAAPVAAASAGPVIVPAGSVTAPACIQVAFPQNNQNQSMVHTQAVQNTVGPVTIPSASGSLPKTTYAPAATSSQVTLVPSNPPVAQNNLGMPSQAVIVSHGLQLNHSVGTISRAVAPAVLPLNQPVRPGLFPVNQTIGTINTLLPAGTLPATQPVGPVSQSVAPGVLPVNQSVAPGILSVSQPLGNMNRPIDPTVLPVTQTVGSGLLQLNQPLAPGVVPVRQPVGPGFLQLNQPVSPAVIPVNQPVQPPVSQSTAFLTAGSVLRQLIPTGKQVNGIPTFTLAPVSVTLPVSPCGGVATVTPPQVPIQLMQTGSVSQLSQSPANAPSPPVVLTSDNVSLQASPPAPETSQAVRQAKQWKTCPVCNELFPSNVYEVHMEVAHKPLEVKVETPEPHKLAACASFLRMTEKAIGCYACKCFLCEEELMKHIFMHGLSCLFCTGTFYDLKSLVEHNKTAHSERKELHASYSNRGIQLGSDAQGGLVFPHFDFNTVLPDEDMGEREVHLAVLVGIYSTVLVPVYIKVKPQTAQVNRRCTRKMFTCPFCLGTFAGRETYEKHLKERHHIMPTVHTILKSPAFKCIHCCGVYTGNMTLTAIAIHLLRCRSAPKDTNSSLKMQLERTERKELLFVNGEKNLSVVLKRKQSDSCFVLEDQRNKEQQPLSLSNGIALSAENKVNSGVVPFKRQKIRTEMRKLPSSEDLRFLAVDPNQYDHNSYEAQKQFLSDYFHKRPYPSKKELELLSLLLYAWKIDVASFFGKMRNTCLKAVKHHRPSVLMGFSMSELKNIKHSLNLKDGPLDM; this comes from the exons ATGTTTCAAATTCCTGTTCAAAACCTTGATAATGTAAGGAAGGCTCGAAAAAAGGTAAAGGACATTCTTGTGGATCTTGGGCTTGACAGCTGCAGGGAATTGTTGAAG aaTCTTAAAAGTTTTGATGCAGGTGAAAACTACTTTCGTAACACTTCATGGAGTGATGTCTCTCCTTGGGAGCCTGTGGGCAAAAGGAAG AGATACAGAACAAAGCCATACTGCTGTGGCTTATGCAAGTTGTCATTCAAATTGCTTACTTCTTTCAAGAATCACTTGCATCGTTACCATGAGGATGAAATGGACCAGGAGATGGTGGTTTCTTGCCcaaaatgtgcattttcttCTCATCCCAAAGTAGTGGGAGAACACATGTGGATGTTCCATTCGTTTAATAAACAAATACAGAACTATACAGTCAGCATTTTGGATGGCATGAAACAATTTAGGAGTGACATCATAAATTTCACTTGTCTAAAATGTCAATTCACAGACACCTTGTATTACAATATGAAGAAACACGTGCTGATAAACCATTTTGAAAACTTGCTAAGTGCATATTTTGGTGAGAAATGTGATGAAAGTACGCCAAATTCAGTTGAGTTCTACTGTAAAAAATGTAATGCTCCTGCAAACAGCCCAGATTCTTTAATGTACCATGTCTTGACAGCTGAAACACACAGAGACCTGGAGAACAAACTTCGTTCTCTGATTTCAGAACGTATTAAGAAGCCTGGACTTGTGAAACAAATGCATATTGCTCCaaagcctgtcccaggtgtagcagcagctgcccctgtagcagcagcatctgcaggGCCTGTCATTGTCCCAGCAGGTTCTGTGACAGCTCCAGCTTGCATCCAGGTTGCGTTTCCACAGAATAATCAAAACCAGAGCATGGTGCACACACAAGCAGTTCAGAACACAGTTGGACCAGTGACTATCCCAAGTGCCTCTGGCAGCCTCCCGAAAACCACCTATGCTCCTGCTGCTACATCTTCGCAGGTCACTCTTGTGCCCAGCAATCCTCCTGTGGCTCAGAATAACCTTGGTATGCCTTCGCAGGCTGTCATTGTTTCTCATGGGCTCCAACTTAATCATTCTGTTGGGACCATAAGTAGAGCTGTGGCCCCTGCGGTTCTTCCTCTTAATCAGCCCGTCAGGCCTGGACTCTTTCCTGTTAATCAAACTATTGGGACTATAAACACTCTGCTTCCAGCTGGAACGCTCCCTGCTACTCAACCTGTTGGCCCTGTGAGTCAATCAGTTGCACCAGGAGTCCTCCCTGTGAATCAGTCAGTTGCTCCAGGAATTCTGTCTGTCAGCCAACCACTTGGGAACATGAACAGACCCATCGATCCCACGGTCCTTCCAGTGACGCAGACAGTTGGGTCGGGTCTTCTCCAGCTTAACCAGCCTCTTGCTCCTGGGGTGGTTCCTGTTAGACAGCCTGTTGGACCTGGTTTCCTTCAGCTTAATCAACCTGTTTCCCCAGCAGTTATCCCAGTAAATCAACCAGTTCAGCCTCCGGTTTCTCAAAGCACAGCTTTTTTGACTGCAGGCTCTGTACTGAGGCAGTTGATTCCCACTGGCAAGCAGGTTAATGGGATACCTACTTTCACACTGGCTCCCGTCTCTGTTACTTTGCCTGTTTCTCCCTGTGGTGGAGTAGCTACTGTGACACCTCCGCAAGTGCCCATCCAGCTCATGCAGACAGGATCAGTGTCTCAGCTGTCCCAGTCACCAGCCAatgctccctctcctcctgtggttCTGACCTCTGACAATGTATCCTTGCAAGCCTCCCCGCCTGCTCCTGAAACAAGCCAAGCTGTCAGACAGGCCAAGCAGTGGAAGACCTGCCCTGTTTGTAATGAGCTTTTCCCCTCAAATGTCTACGAGGTGCACATGGAGGTGGCCCACAAACCACTTGAAGTAAAAGTAGAAACCCCAGAACCTCACAAACTTGCAGCTTGTGCATCCTTTCTGAGGATGACGGAAAAGGCGATCGGGTGTTACGCTTGTAAATGTTTTCTATGTGAGGAAGAGCTCATGAAGCATATCTTCATGCATGGCTTATCTTGCTTGTTTTGCACAGGTACTTTCTATGACTTAAAAAGCCTTGTGGAGCACAACAAAACTGCACACAGTGAGAGAAAGGAGTTGCATGCAAGTTACAGCAACAGAGGAATTCAGCTAGGTAGTGATGCTCAGGGTGGCCTTGTGTTCCCACACTTTGATTTCAACACAGTGCTACCAGATGAAGACATGGGTGAAAGAGAAGTGCATTTGGCAGTGCTTGTTGGAATATATTCAACAGTTCTTGTCCCTGTTTACATCAAAGTGAAACCTCAGACAGCACAAGTGAACAGGAGATGCACCAGAAAAATGTTCACCTGTCCCTTTTGCTTAGGTACGTTTGCTGGTAGAGAAACCTATGAAAAGCATTTGAAAGAGAGGCATCATATAATGCCGACTGTGCATACGATTTTAAAGTCTCCCGCTTTCAAGTGCATCCACTGTTGTGGTGTGTACACTGGAAATATGACTCTGACAGCTATTGCTATACATTTGCTCCGTTGTAGAAGTGCTCCCAAAGACACCAACTCGAGCCTGAAGATGCAGCTTGAGCGCACTGAGAGGAAAGAACTGCTGTTTGTGAATGGTGAGAAGAATCTTTCTGTGGTACTGAAAAGAAAGCAATCAGATTCCTGCTTTGTTTTAGAAGACCAAAGGAATAAGGAACAGCAGCCTCTGAGCTTAAGTAATGGCATAGCTCTGTCTGCAGAGAACAAAGTGAATTCAGGAGTAGTGCCTTTTAAACGACAAAAGATTAGGACTGAGATGAGGAAGCTTCCTTCTAGTGAGGATCTCCGCTTTCTAGCAGTAGATCCTAATCAGTATGATCACAATTCATATGAGGCACAGAAACAGTTTTTGTCAGACTACTTTCACAAGAGGCCATATCCTTCtaaaaaagagctggaattactTTCCTTGCTGCTATATGCATGGAAAATTGATGTTGCATCATTCTTCGGAAAAATGAGGAATACATGCTTAAAGGCGGTAAAACATCACAGACCATCTGTGCTGATGGGTTTCAGTATGTCTGAACTAAAAAACATTAAGCACAGTTTGAATTTAAAAGATGGACCATTGGATATGTAG